A single genomic interval of Helianthus annuus cultivar XRQ/B chromosome 13, HanXRQr2.0-SUNRISE, whole genome shotgun sequence harbors:
- the LOC110901906 gene encoding vacuolar-processing enzyme beta-isozyme: protein MNFLPMAAFQFLFLLLTLLAVQLSEATRPSLFSSNFDLPGFNGTKWAVLVAGSNYYFNYRHQADVCHAYQILKRGGLKDENIIVFMYDDIANNTWNPRPGVIINSPNGLDVYAGVPKDYTGKDVTAANFYAVLLGNASSLTGGSGKVVASSPFDTIFVYYADHGGPGILGMPNMPNIYANDFIQVLKTKHAMGTYSEMVIYVEACESGSIFEGLISEDLNIYVTTASNAVESSWGTYCPNTTTPPPQEYNTCLGDLYSVSWMEDSDVEDLTTETLEEQYLKVKLRTLNNNTSEGSHVMQYGTQRISNETVSVYQGSCPLNATANPLQSFNSKGVVDQREVDLYSMWHTYNSSTGEPQQKEELLNKIKEITTHRTHVDSSINTINVKLLGDQHVLMRGVGKPLVDDWECLKSMVRTFETHCGSLTQYGMKHTRTFANMCNNGVSKDAMDEAAKATCSSYNMGQWDPAAVGYSA from the exons ATGAATTTTCTTCCTATGGCTGCCTTCCAATTCCTTTTCTTACTACTAACCCTGCTAGCGGTACAACTCTCCGAAGCCACTCGTCCGAGTTTATTCTCTTCGAATTTCGATTTACCAGGCTTCAATGGCACGAAATGGGCTGTTCTGGTAGCCGGTTCAAACTATTACTTCAACTATCGCCATCAG GCGGATGTTTGTCATGCGTATCAAATATTGAAAAGAGGTGGTTTGAAAGACGAGAACATAATCGTGTTCATGTATGATGACATTGCCAATAACACATGGAATCCGAGGCCTGGTGTCATAATCAATAGTCCCAATGGTTTGGATGTTTATGCTGGTGTGCCTAAG GATTACACTGGAAAAGATGTGACAGCGGCAAATTTCTATGCTGTGCTTCTTGGCAACGCCTCATCCCTGACTGGCGGAAGTGGAAAAGTTGTCGCGAGCAGCCCTTTTGATACAATATTTGTGTATTATGCGGATCATGGAGGCCCTGGAATTCTTG GGATGCCAAACATGCCTAACATTTACGCTAATGATTTCATCCAAGTTTTGAAAACAAAGCATGCAATGGGTACATATAGTGAGATG GTTATATACGTGGAAGCTTGTGAAAGTGGAAGCATTTTCGAAGGTCTTATATCCGAAGATCTTAACATATATGTGACGACTGCATCGAATGCAGTCGAGAGTAGTTGGGGCACTTATTGTCCCAACACGACCACTCCACCACCGCAAGAGTACAACACTTGCTTAGGTGACTTATACAGTGTCTCATGGATGGAAGATAG TGATGTGGAAGATCTGACGACCGAAACATTGGAGGAACAATACTTGAAg GTGAAATTGAGGACTCTGAACAACAACACTTCTGAGGGATCTCATGTCATGCAATATGGTACGCAACGTATAAGCAACGAGACTGTTTCGGTTTACCAAGGTTCTTGTCCTCTGAATGCCACTGCGAATCCTTTGCAATCTTTCAACTCCAAGGGTGTTGTCGATCAAAGAGAAGTCGACCTTTATTCTATGTGGCATACG TACAATTCATCGACCGGAGAACCACAACAAAAGGAAGAATTACTAAACAAAATCAAGGAAATCACTACACACAGGACACATGTGGATAGCAGCATCAACACTATAAATGTCAAGCTTTTAGGTGACCAACATGTATTAATGAGGGGTGTAGGAAAGCCCCTAGTGGACGATTGGGAATGTCTTAAATCCATG GTTAGGACGTTTGAGACACATTGCGGATCATTGACCCAGTATGGCATGAAACATACCCGAACATTTGCTAACATGTGCAACAATGGTGTTAGCAAAGACGCCATGGATGAAGCTGCCAAGGCAACATGTAGCTCGTATAACATGGGGCAATGGGATCCTGCAGCTGTTGGTTATAGCGCATGA